From the genome of Oxyura jamaicensis isolate SHBP4307 breed ruddy duck chromosome 2, BPBGC_Ojam_1.0, whole genome shotgun sequence, one region includes:
- the MAFA gene encoding transcription factor MafA, with protein MASELAMSGELPTSPLAIEYVNDFDLMKFEVKKEPAEAERLCHRLPAGSLSSTPLSTPCSSVPSSPSFCAPSPGGQPAAGPPAASLGSKPQLEELYWMSGYQHHLNPEALNLTPEDAVEALIGAPHHHQHHHHPPQGYEAFRPPPFGGEELPPGSHHHHHHHHHHHHLRLEERFSDDQLVSMSVRELNRQLRGFSKEEVIRLKQKRRTLKNRGYAQSCRYKRVQQRHILENEKCQLQGQVEQLKQEVARLAKERDLYKEKYEKLAARGFPREPSPAAAPKAAADFFM; from the coding sequence ATGGCCTCGGAGCTGGCCATGAGCGGCGAGCTGCCCACCAGCCCCCTCGCCATCGAGTACGTCAACGACTTCGACCTGATGAAGTTCGAGGTGAAGAAGGAGCCGGCGGAGGCCGAGAGGCTGTGCCACCGCCTGCCCGCCGGCTCGCTGTCCTCCACGCCGCTCAGCACCCCTTGCTCCTCCGTGCCTTCGTCACCCAGCTTCTGCGCCCCGAGCCCCGGGGGGCAACCCGCAGCCGGACCCCCGGCGGCCTCCCTGGGCTCCAAACCGCAGCTGGAGGAGCTCTACTGGATGTCGGGCTACCAGCACCACCTGAACCCGGAGGCTCTCAACCTGACGCCGGAGGACGCGGTGGAGGCGCTGATCGGCGCTCcgcaccaccaccagcaccaccaccacccgcCGCAGGGCTACGAGGCTTTCCGACCCCCTCCTTTCGGCGGCGAGGAGCTGCCCCCGggctcccaccaccaccaccatcaccaccaccaccaccaccacctgcgCCTGGAGGAGCGCTTCTCCGACGACCAGCTGGTGAGCATGTCGGTGCGGGAGCTCAACCGGCAGCTGCGGGGCTTCAGCAAGGAGGAGGTGATCCGCCTCAAGCAGAAGAGGAGGACCTTGAAGAACCGCGGCTACGCTCAGTCCTGCCGCTACAAGCGGGTCCAGCAGCGGCACATCCTGGAGAACGAGAAGTGCCAGCTCCAGGGGCAGGTGGAGCAGCTCAAGCAGGAGGTGGCCCGCTTGGCCAAGGAGAGGGATCTGTACAAAGAGAAGTACGAGAAGCTGGCGGCCCGGGGCTTCCCCCGGGAGCCCTCCCCGGCAGCCGCCCCCAAAGCCGCCGCCGACTTCTTCATGTGA